From one Triticum aestivum cultivar Chinese Spring chromosome 4B, IWGSC CS RefSeq v2.1, whole genome shotgun sequence genomic stretch:
- the LOC123093970 gene encoding germin-like protein 8-11: MASSSSFLLLATLLAVVSWQANASDPSPLQDFCVADMNSPVRVNGLVCKNPMEVNADDFFKAANLDKPRMPNKVGSNVTLINVMQIAGLNTLGISIARIDYAPLGQNPPHTHPRATEILTVLEGTLYVGFVTSNQPAPNKNKFLSKVLNKGDVFVFPVGLIHFQFNPNPHQPAVAIAALSSQNPGAITIANAVFGSDPPISDDVLAKAFQVEKKTIDYLQAQFWENNHY, translated from the exons ATGGCATCCTCCTCTTCCTTTCTCCTCCTTGCTACACTTCTTGCGGTAGTCTCATGGCAGGCCAATGCTTCTGATCCTAGCCCACTCCAGGACTTTTGTGTTGCCGACATGAATTCACCAG TCCGTGTCAATGGGCTTGTTTGCAAGAACCCGATGGAGGTCAACGCAGACGACTTCTTCAAGGCGGCCAACCTCGACAAGCCTAGGATGCCTAATAAGGTTGGATCCAACGTCACTTTGATAAACGTCATGCAGATTGCTGGACTCAACACCCTCGGCATCTCAATTGCACGCATCGACTATGCTCCATTGGGTCAAAACCCACCACATACGCACCCTCGCGCCACTGAGATCCTCACGGTGCTTGAGGGAACATTGTACGTAGGCTTTGTGACATCCAACCAGCCCGCCCCAAACAAAAACAAGTTCCTCTCCAAGGTGCTCAACAAAGGTGATGTGTTTGTCTTCCCCGTGGGGCTCATCCACTTCCAATTCAACCCCAACCCCCACCAGCCCGCTGTTGCAATTGCCGCGCTAAGTAGCCAGAACCCAGGGGCTATCACAATTGCCAATGCTGTGTTTGGGTCAGACCCACCAATATCAGATGATGTTCTTGCCAAGGCATTTCAGGTGGAAAAGAAAACAATAGACTATCTCCAGGCTCAATTCTGGGAGAACAACCACTACTAA
- the LOC123093968 gene encoding germin-like protein 8-5 produces MASSSSFLLLAALLALVSWQATASDPSPLQDFCVADMNSPVRVNGFVCKNPMEVNADDFFKAANLDKPRMPNKVGSNVTLINVMQIAGLNTLGISIARIDYAPLGQNPPHTHPRATEILTVLEGTLYVGFVTSNQPAPNKNKFLSKVLNKGDVFVFPVGLIHFQFNPNPHQPAVAIAALSSQNPGAITIANAVFGSDPPISDDVLAKAFQVEKNTIDYLQAQFWENNHN; encoded by the exons ATGGCATCCTCCTCTTCCTTTCTCCTCCTTGCTGCACTTCTTGCATTAGTCTCATGGCAGGCCACTGCTTCTGATCCTAGCCCACTCCAGGACTTTTGTGTCGCCGACATGAATTCACCAG TCCGTGTCAACGGGTTTGTTTGCAAGAACCCGATGGAGGTCAACGCGGACGACTTCTTCAAGGCGGCCAACCTCGACAAGCCTAGGATGCCCAACAAGGTTGGATCCAACGTCACTTTGATCAACGTCATGCAGATTGCAGGACTCAACACCCTCGGCATCTCAATTGCACGCATCGACTATGCTCCCTTGGGTCAAAACCCACCACATACGCACCCTCGCGCCACTGAGATCCTCACGGTGCTCGAGGGAACATTGTACGTTGGCTTTGTGACATCCAACCAGCCCGCCCCCAACAAAAACAAGTTCCTCTCCAAGGTGCTCAACAAAGGTGATGTGTTTGTTTTCCCCGTGGGGCTCATCCACTTCCAATTCAACCCCAACCCCCACCAGCCCGCTGTTGCAATTGCCGCGCTAAGCAGCCAGAACCCAGGGGCTATCACAATTGCCAATGCAGTGTTTGGGTCAGACCCACCAATATCAGATGATGTTCTTGCCAAGGCATTTCAGGTGGAAAAGAATACAATAGACTATCTCCAGGCTCAGTTTTGGGAGAACAATCACAACTAA